A window of Bacteroidia bacterium contains these coding sequences:
- a CDS encoding Ig-like domain-containing protein: MLFASCANVVAPSGGDKDTQAPSLLQASPSNFSTNFSQKKITLEFDEYVLTKDPQTQVVISPPLKYPLEYLSKGKALQIKFSDTLLPNTTYNLNFGQCIVDLNEANPLPEFNYVFSTGSFIDSLRLEGVVKDALTGSTEKGVLVMAYSENIDSLPYKKIPSYFDRTDESGHFSIQNMAQGSYKLIALQEKNNNYLFDNPDEEKIGFLDSVVIPIYVAPPVNDTLQKDTLNTDTLQKTSKVKLHAEHSLPGLAIKVFTEKKEKQALKKWNYERIGKLQLLYNIPVNKLNYELLAPLSNNTWESVEYSTQRDSILLWFNDTISDSLHLRIWADTFPADTLHLSYRKLKKEAGGGKSKINRSANEVWQLQLPGTGMDPKGSILVSSPNPIQFADFTQALLISGKDTFSVKVKNDSLSARKFKVYYPWKEEKEYSFLIPPKALEDMYGKGNDTLKTTFKIKALKEFGNLKLSLKMENGKDACILQLLNEKGVMVREKQVLNGGTIQFPLLNPGNYGLRLLVDANQNGVWDTGKYLHHIQPEKVIIYSGKVEVKANWDLDLDWVVK; the protein is encoded by the coding sequence TTGCTGTTCGCCAGTTGTGCAAATGTTGTTGCTCCATCCGGCGGAGATAAAGATACTCAAGCTCCTTCCTTGCTCCAAGCATCCCCTTCTAATTTCTCCACTAATTTCTCCCAAAAGAAAATTACCTTGGAATTTGATGAATATGTCCTAACCAAAGACCCTCAAACCCAAGTCGTAATTTCTCCTCCGCTAAAATACCCGCTCGAATACTTGTCTAAAGGTAAAGCGCTGCAAATTAAATTCTCTGATACCCTCCTCCCAAATACTACCTATAACCTGAACTTCGGCCAATGTATCGTCGATCTGAATGAGGCGAATCCTTTGCCTGAATTTAATTATGTTTTTTCCACCGGATCTTTTATCGATTCTCTTCGACTGGAAGGTGTTGTAAAAGATGCCCTTACTGGCTCAACGGAAAAAGGCGTGCTGGTAATGGCTTATTCCGAAAATATCGATTCGCTTCCCTATAAAAAAATACCATCCTATTTTGACCGAACCGATGAATCCGGCCACTTTTCTATTCAAAATATGGCCCAAGGATCCTATAAATTAATCGCACTGCAAGAGAAAAACAACAACTACCTTTTCGATAACCCGGATGAAGAAAAAATTGGTTTTCTGGATTCAGTGGTTATTCCAATCTATGTTGCTCCTCCGGTAAACGATACCTTGCAAAAGGATACGCTTAATACTGATACCTTGCAGAAAACAAGTAAAGTGAAACTTCATGCCGAGCATTCCCTCCCCGGACTTGCCATTAAGGTTTTTACCGAAAAAAAGGAAAAGCAGGCTCTTAAAAAATGGAATTACGAACGAATTGGTAAGCTGCAACTGCTTTACAACATCCCGGTTAATAAATTGAATTATGAGTTGCTTGCTCCGCTTTCAAATAATACCTGGGAAAGTGTTGAATATTCCACTCAACGGGATTCTATTTTATTGTGGTTTAATGATACAATCTCTGATTCGCTGCACCTCCGAATTTGGGCCGATACTTTTCCGGCTGATACCTTACACCTTTCTTATAGAAAATTAAAAAAGGAAGCAGGCGGAGGGAAATCAAAAATCAATAGGAGTGCCAACGAGGTTTGGCAATTGCAACTTCCCGGTACCGGAATGGACCCCAAGGGAAGTATCTTGGTTTCATCGCCCAATCCGATTCAATTTGCCGACTTTACCCAAGCCCTTCTGATAAGTGGTAAAGATACCTTCTCCGTTAAAGTTAAAAACGATAGCCTAAGTGCCAGGAAATTCAAAGTGTACTATCCTTGGAAGGAAGAAAAAGAATATAGCTTTCTCATTCCACCAAAGGCCTTGGAAGATATGTATGGCAAAGGAAATGATACTTTAAAAACTACGTTCAAAATAAAGGCTTTAAAAGAGTTTGGAAATTTGAAACTTAGTTTGAAAATGGAGAATGGGAAAGACGCCTGTATCCTTCAACTCTTAAACGAAAAGGGGGTAATGGTTCGGGAGAAACAAGTATTAAATGGTGGCACAATTCAATTTCCTTTATTAAATCCTGGCAATTATGGACTGAGATTGCTTGTTGATGCAAATCAAAACGGGGTTTGGGATACCGGTAAATACCTGCATCATATTCAACCTGAAAAAGTTATAATTTACTCCGGTAAAGTGGAGGTTAAAGCGAATTGGGATTTAGATTTGGATTGGGTGGTTAAATAG
- a CDS encoding DoxX family membrane protein: MKLITTISRALVGYLFIFSGLIKANDPLGFSYKLIEYFEKFKEEFSALGWLFDFMVDWALPLAMFIVVLEIVLGVAVLTGYMKKLTNLLLLLLILFFTALTFVSAQYEWVRSCGCFGDAIPLTPWQSFIKDLVLLTLILIIMAGQKHIEENEIDGPLFVLFGLCLGFLVWLSSKLNWYVPVVFPTVLTLLYIALNKVIKAKSALIATCIGLLSSSWFTYQAYAHLPFKDFRAYAIGKNIPEQMVGVPSVLKYTYNLKNKQTGKEIHVEQFPPDYEKDFEYLGFDTTVIKAGIPAKIHDFVLMNADKSDYTGDVLENPDLNFLLVAYDLDKTNLDIQPAIKAFSDACAQNNIMFKGATASTKEQVATLETKFGQSFEYFYCDAITLKTIIRSNPGLVALKNGTVVGQWHYNDFPSFEKAMELKK, from the coding sequence ATGAAGCTAATTACTACTATTTCCCGAGCCCTAGTTGGTTACCTGTTTATCTTTTCCGGCCTTATTAAGGCCAATGACCCGCTTGGCTTTTCCTATAAACTTATTGAGTATTTTGAAAAGTTTAAAGAGGAATTCTCTGCCTTGGGTTGGTTGTTTGATTTTATGGTGGATTGGGCTTTACCTCTGGCCATGTTTATTGTGGTTTTGGAAATTGTATTGGGCGTGGCGGTTCTAACCGGTTACATGAAGAAGTTAACAAATCTACTGCTTCTGTTACTCATTCTTTTCTTTACTGCTTTAACCTTTGTTTCAGCTCAATATGAATGGGTGCGTTCTTGCGGTTGCTTTGGCGATGCTATTCCTCTAACTCCTTGGCAATCGTTCATTAAAGATTTGGTTTTGTTAACCCTAATTCTGATTATTATGGCCGGACAAAAGCATATTGAAGAGAATGAAATTGATGGTCCATTGTTTGTTCTTTTTGGACTTTGTCTGGGTTTTTTGGTTTGGTTATCTTCCAAATTAAATTGGTATGTTCCGGTAGTTTTCCCAACTGTTTTAACACTACTTTATATCGCATTAAATAAAGTAATTAAAGCTAAATCTGCATTAATTGCTACTTGCATTGGACTTCTTTCTTCCTCCTGGTTTACCTACCAGGCTTATGCACATTTGCCTTTTAAAGATTTTAGAGCCTATGCCATTGGTAAGAATATTCCCGAACAAATGGTGGGTGTTCCCAGTGTGTTGAAGTACACGTATAACCTGAAAAATAAACAAACAGGTAAAGAAATTCATGTAGAACAATTTCCACCTGATTATGAAAAAGATTTTGAATATTTAGGTTTTGATACCACGGTAATTAAAGCCGGTATTCCTGCTAAAATCCATGATTTTGTATTAATGAATGCCGATAAGTCTGATTATACCGGAGATGTTCTGGAAAATCCCGATTTGAACTTTCTTTTGGTTGCTTATGATCTTGATAAAACTAATTTGGATATCCAACCTGCTATTAAAGCATTTTCGGATGCCTGTGCGCAAAACAACATCATGTTTAAGGGGGCAACAGCTAGTACAAAAGAACAGGTAGCAACCCTGGAAACTAAGTTTGGTCAATCTTTCGAGTATTTCTACTGCGATGCCATTACTTTAAAAACAATTATTCGCTCCAATCCGGGCCTGGTTGCCTTGAAAAATGGAACTGTTGTTGGACAATGGCATTACAACGATTTCCCATCCTTTGAGAAAGCAATGGAATTAAAAAAATAG